Proteins encoded within one genomic window of Rossellomorea vietnamensis:
- a CDS encoding methionine ABC transporter ATP-binding protein, translating into MIRVQNVTKVFETKDGPFTALRDVSFEVEKGEIYGVIGFSGAGKSTLVRCLNFLEKPSSGDIFIEGRSLKDQSAIDLRKERHRIGMIFQHFNLFQSRTVAGNIAYPLKLAKWPKDKINERVKELLAFVGLEDKAKHYPDELSGGQKQRVGIARALATSPSILLCDEATSALDPQTTESILNLLKRINAEYGITIVMITHEMGVIREICDKVAVMENGEIVEEGSVFDIFSNPQTSTTRNFVKSVMNDQLPASVLDKLNDSKEGRICRLIFKGDSTGTPILSETAKTFNAHINVLFGQITELQGKPFGNLIVQIIGSKNETEEILEYWRNRLFVSEVEKRAS; encoded by the coding sequence ATGATCAGAGTTCAGAATGTTACGAAAGTATTCGAGACGAAGGATGGCCCATTCACTGCTTTGAGGGATGTTTCCTTTGAAGTGGAGAAGGGAGAGATTTATGGGGTGATCGGATTCAGTGGAGCGGGGAAAAGCACGCTTGTCCGCTGTCTCAATTTTTTAGAGAAACCATCTTCGGGTGATATTTTCATAGAGGGTCGCAGCCTGAAGGATCAGTCGGCCATCGATCTGAGGAAAGAGCGGCACCGCATCGGGATGATCTTTCAGCATTTCAATTTGTTTCAATCCCGGACGGTAGCAGGGAATATCGCCTACCCTCTGAAACTGGCAAAATGGCCGAAAGATAAAATCAACGAGAGAGTAAAGGAATTGCTCGCGTTTGTCGGACTTGAAGATAAAGCGAAGCATTATCCCGATGAACTGTCAGGAGGGCAGAAGCAAAGGGTAGGGATAGCAAGGGCACTGGCGACGTCGCCTTCGATTCTGCTCTGTGATGAAGCCACATCGGCACTGGATCCTCAGACGACGGAATCGATTCTCAATTTATTAAAGAGAATCAACGCGGAGTATGGCATTACGATCGTGATGATCACCCACGAAATGGGGGTCATCCGGGAAATCTGTGACAAGGTCGCGGTGATGGAAAATGGAGAAATCGTGGAAGAGGGAAGCGTCTTCGATATCTTCTCCAACCCCCAGACCTCGACGACGAGAAACTTTGTGAAGAGTGTCATGAATGATCAGCTGCCGGCATCGGTTCTTGATAAATTAAATGACAGCAAGGAAGGGCGTATCTGCCGCCTTATTTTCAAGGGGGATTCGACGGGAACGCCGATCCTTTCCGAAACGGCAAAGACATTCAATGCCCATATCAATGTATTATTCGGACAGATCACGGAACTACAGGGCAAGCCGTTCGGGAATCTCATCGTACAGATCATCGGCAGCAAGAACGAAACGGAAGAAATCCTGGAATATTGGAGAAACAGATTATTCGTAAGCGAGGTGGAGAAGCGTGCAAGTTAA
- a CDS encoding methionine ABC transporter permease — protein sequence MVSFSLLFATLIGLPLGIIVVVTRKGHLLEHKAVFSVLSSIINVFRSIPFIILMVAIIPFTRLVVGTSIGTAAAVVPLVVFAAPYIARLVESSLLEVEPGVIEAAESMGAGPWQIIFGILIPEALSTLVLNITIATIGLVGASAMAGAVGGGGLGDLAIAYGYQRFETSVMIVTVIILVVMVQGLQTAGNTLSKIIRRR from the coding sequence ATGGTGTCATTCTCCCTTTTATTCGCCACGTTGATCGGGCTTCCCCTCGGCATCATCGTTGTGGTGACGAGGAAGGGGCACTTACTTGAACATAAAGCCGTCTTTTCAGTACTCAGCAGCATTATCAACGTGTTTCGGTCGATCCCGTTCATCATCTTGATGGTGGCGATCATCCCCTTTACAAGATTGGTAGTGGGCACGTCAATCGGCACGGCGGCAGCCGTCGTCCCGCTTGTAGTATTTGCGGCACCGTATATTGCGAGATTGGTAGAGAGCTCGCTCCTTGAAGTGGAACCGGGAGTCATCGAAGCGGCGGAGTCCATGGGGGCCGGGCCGTGGCAGATCATCTTCGGCATCCTCATTCCGGAAGCACTGAGTACACTGGTCCTGAATATCACAATCGCGACGATCGGACTTGTAGGGGCATCAGCCATGGCCGGGGCAGTCGGAGGCGGTGGACTTGGGGATCTTGCCATCGCATACGGATATCAGCGATTCGAAACATCCGTCATGATTGTGACCGTCATCATTTTAGTCGTGATGGTACAGGGACTTCAGACGGCAGGAAATACATTATCAAAAATCATCAGGAGACGTTAG
- a CDS encoding MetQ/NlpA family ABC transporter substrate-binding protein, producing MKKSISLASIAILLFTLLLSGCSGNSASGSGDNEVVKVGVNGSGVPIWEYMKEKAAKEGIDIEIVEFADYVRPNQALADGDIDLNAFQTISYFDSFVEEHNLDLVPIGSTIIAPMGIYSEKYKSVEELPKGSKVAVPQEATNLGRALLLLEESGLIKLKEGFDQSQGLEAIKENPKNLEFTPVVAAQTPRVLPDVAASIINNGVAVEAGLVPVDDSIYIEGAESKPFINIIAAQEKDKDNKTYKKIVELYQEDDVAEHIKKSYKDSLIPTFVPVSELH from the coding sequence ATGAAAAAATCAATCAGTCTAGCAAGTATCGCCATTCTATTATTCACCCTACTATTGAGCGGTTGCTCCGGAAACAGTGCATCCGGTTCAGGTGACAACGAAGTCGTGAAAGTCGGAGTGAATGGATCCGGGGTGCCGATTTGGGAGTATATGAAAGAGAAAGCAGCGAAGGAAGGAATTGACATTGAGATTGTGGAGTTTGCCGATTACGTGAGACCAAACCAGGCGCTGGCTGATGGGGATATCGACCTGAACGCCTTCCAGACGATTTCGTATTTTGATTCTTTCGTGGAAGAACATAACCTGGACCTTGTACCGATCGGCTCGACGATCATCGCGCCGATGGGCATCTATTCGGAAAAATATAAATCAGTAGAAGAGTTACCGAAAGGCAGTAAAGTTGCCGTCCCTCAAGAGGCGACTAACCTTGGACGTGCCCTTCTCTTATTGGAGGAATCAGGCCTAATCAAACTGAAAGAAGGATTTGATCAGTCACAAGGTCTCGAAGCCATCAAAGAAAACCCGAAAAACCTTGAATTCACACCGGTCGTCGCTGCCCAGACACCGAGGGTACTGCCGGATGTGGCAGCATCGATCATCAATAATGGCGTAGCGGTGGAAGCAGGACTCGTCCCGGTTGATGACAGCATCTATATCGAAGGGGCGGAATCCAAGCCATTCATCAATATCATCGCGGCACAGGAAAAAGATAAAGACAATAAGACCTATAAAAAGATCGTAGAGCTCTATCAGGAAGATGACGTAGCGGAACATATCAAGAAATCATACAAAGATTCCCTGATCCCGACATTCGTGCCGGTCAGTGAATTGCATTAG
- a CDS encoding M20 family metallopeptidase → MSQPAVITDRKNNIVSAVDQLAVKLVSTSHQIHDKPEIGNEEFFASETLTTLLAANGFSIERGVAGHETSFVARKHSGKEGPVIGYLAEYDALPGLGHACGHNIIGTASCGAAIALSSVLEETGGEVVVFGTPAEEGGPNGSAKGSFVKAGLFEGVDACMMVHPFNRTTQTGKTLAVDPLDFEFKGRSAHAAASPEDGINALDGVIQLFNGINALRQHVTDDVRIHGIITHGGDAPNIVPDYAKARFYIRAATREACNEVTKKVKAIAEGSALATGTKLNIIKIQNEVDHFQLNRRFDQVFQHSIESLGESFDDTERKGLGSSDAGNVSRVVPTIHPYIKIGPESLVVHTNEFREAAKSTEGDRALVIGAKALALTGYELLTDKLLLEEIWKEFGSSK, encoded by the coding sequence ATGAGTCAACCAGCAGTGATTACCGATCGCAAAAACAACATCGTCTCTGCAGTCGATCAATTGGCTGTGAAACTCGTGTCGACCAGCCATCAGATCCACGACAAACCTGAAATCGGAAACGAAGAGTTCTTTGCTTCAGAGACTTTAACCACCTTACTTGCAGCAAACGGGTTCTCCATTGAACGGGGAGTGGCGGGTCATGAGACTTCCTTTGTGGCACGCAAACATTCAGGGAAGGAAGGACCGGTCATCGGCTACCTGGCTGAATATGACGCCCTGCCTGGACTCGGCCATGCCTGTGGTCACAATATCATCGGGACGGCAAGCTGCGGGGCGGCCATCGCCCTGTCGTCCGTACTCGAGGAAACAGGAGGGGAAGTGGTCGTGTTCGGTACTCCTGCCGAGGAAGGCGGTCCGAACGGAAGTGCGAAGGGCAGTTTTGTAAAGGCCGGCTTGTTCGAAGGAGTGGATGCCTGCATGATGGTCCATCCATTCAATCGGACAACACAGACAGGGAAAACCCTTGCGGTGGACCCCCTTGATTTCGAATTTAAAGGAAGATCTGCCCATGCGGCAGCTTCCCCTGAAGACGGCATCAATGCCCTCGACGGTGTGATCCAGCTGTTCAACGGCATTAACGCCCTTCGTCAGCACGTGACCGATGATGTACGGATTCATGGCATTATCACCCACGGTGGGGACGCGCCAAACATCGTCCCTGACTATGCAAAAGCCCGCTTTTATATACGAGCTGCAACGAGGGAAGCGTGCAATGAAGTCACGAAGAAAGTAAAAGCCATCGCTGAGGGATCGGCTCTTGCCACGGGGACGAAACTGAATATCATCAAAATCCAAAATGAAGTCGATCACTTTCAGCTCAACCGCCGTTTCGATCAAGTATTCCAGCACTCCATCGAGTCACTGGGCGAATCCTTCGACGATACGGAACGAAAGGGACTCGGCTCATCCGACGCCGGAAACGTCAGCCGCGTGGTCCCGACCATCCACCCCTACATCAAAATCGGCCCCGAATCCCTCGTCGTTCACACGAACGAATTCAGGGAAGCGGCTAAATCCACCGAGGGTGACCGTGCCCTTGTGATCGGGGCAAAGGCACTTGCGCTGACGGGGTATGAACTCCTCACGGATAAGCTGCTTTTAGAGGAAATATGGAAAGAGTTCGGTTCAAGTAAATAA
- a CDS encoding HD domain-containing protein translates to MVLELRNSLIEKAVYLKPRELNVFKSALEFTERAHLGQKRATGEPYVCHPFTVCEILMHYKADSTTLIAALLHDVVEDTDCSLEDIEDQFGPQVALIVDGLTKFEKGSINKELYHALNSEKLLSHAAKDIRVAIVKIADRLHNMRTLGIKKIEKKVPYANETLVFFSPLCERLGLVEFQSELEELAFKYLNPQRYAGVKNLKGNYEKIFSNIFHYCKRHILENNQTPLPVDIKWRSAPIYVSYSKLQEGESLSKLFTIQIITDTPINCYTLLGIIHNSFRPVPNMFRDEISGQRKRFDSHLKTSVMVQDVEVNVEIKTESSLNVSIFHLLNELSVTEIEVLSSDLLRDSIQSVKAVSNDPIEFYELISFELLQNDITIYTPKMDVVSLPNGSTALDFAFFLDPSIATRMYGVKVNGEPKNLYTKLKDMDLVEILMEEHETVEEDWLNHVQTSKAMKEINMKLNNC, encoded by the coding sequence ATGGTACTTGAGTTAAGAAATTCTTTGATTGAGAAGGCTGTTTATCTAAAACCCAGGGAGTTAAATGTTTTTAAGAGTGCTCTAGAGTTTACAGAACGAGCGCATCTGGGACAGAAAAGGGCTACTGGAGAACCTTATGTTTGTCACCCATTTACAGTGTGTGAGATTCTGATGCACTATAAAGCGGATAGTACAACTCTTATAGCAGCTCTCCTTCATGATGTGGTTGAAGATACTGATTGCTCCTTAGAGGATATCGAAGACCAGTTTGGTCCCCAGGTTGCCTTGATTGTAGATGGATTAACGAAGTTTGAGAAAGGTTCTATAAACAAAGAGCTCTATCATGCCTTGAATTCCGAAAAACTGCTTTCACACGCAGCCAAGGATATTAGGGTAGCCATTGTGAAAATAGCAGATAGGCTTCACAATATGAGAACGCTTGGTATTAAAAAGATCGAAAAGAAAGTTCCTTATGCAAATGAAACTTTAGTCTTTTTCTCTCCGCTTTGTGAACGGTTAGGGTTAGTTGAATTCCAATCGGAACTCGAGGAACTTGCTTTTAAGTATCTCAATCCTCAAAGGTATGCCGGTGTAAAGAATCTTAAAGGTAATTATGAAAAAATTTTCTCCAACATCTTTCATTATTGTAAAAGACACATACTAGAAAATAACCAAACACCTCTACCTGTAGACATAAAATGGCGTTCTGCACCCATCTACGTTTCATATTCAAAACTTCAAGAAGGAGAGTCTCTCTCTAAGCTTTTCACCATTCAAATCATCACAGATACCCCAATAAACTGTTATACACTTTTAGGAATCATCCATAACTCATTCAGACCTGTTCCCAATATGTTTAGAGATGAGATTTCGGGTCAGCGAAAGAGATTCGATAGCCATCTTAAAACCTCCGTCATGGTTCAGGATGTGGAGGTCAACGTTGAAATCAAAACGGAAAGCTCTTTGAATGTGAGTATATTTCATTTACTCAATGAACTTTCTGTCACAGAAATAGAAGTGCTCAGTTCCGATTTACTAAGAGATTCCATTCAGTCTGTTAAGGCTGTTTCGAATGATCCTATAGAATTTTATGAATTGATTTCATTTGAATTACTGCAAAATGATATTACAATTTACACTCCTAAAATGGACGTAGTTTCCCTCCCGAATGGTTCAACCGCTTTAGATTTTGCATTCTTTTTAGATCCCTCAATAGCAACAAGGATGTACGGGGTAAAAGTAAATGGTGAACCAAAAAACCTTTATACAAAATTAAAGGATATGGATCTAGTCGAAATTTTGATGGAAGAACATGAAACAGTAGAAGAGGATTGGTTGAACCATGTACAAACCTCAAAAGCAATGAAGGAGATTAATATGAAGCTAAACAACTGTTAA
- a CDS encoding CBO0543 family protein, with protein sequence MRVREGIQQANRATEKLIEVNDLMTDAVVHSFMFTWQWWFGIGLFIIPWILWFLFRNKESTGRLLIGGFVTIILSLIIDLIALSYGLWSYPMKFSPIAPLLFLPYHFSLAPVAIMFALQIKPRTNALLKGSIFAAIGAFIGMNFFAMIDFYDPKGWSTIYDFFIYLFLFFVAHWFSNMDSFKKISDPS encoded by the coding sequence ATGAGAGTGAGAGAAGGAATACAACAAGCGAATAGAGCTACCGAAAAGTTAATTGAAGTAAATGATTTGATGACGGATGCAGTAGTTCATTCCTTTATGTTTACATGGCAATGGTGGTTTGGAATCGGACTATTTATTATTCCTTGGATCCTTTGGTTTCTGTTTAGAAACAAGGAAAGTACAGGCAGACTTCTTATTGGAGGATTTGTAACCATCATTTTATCATTAATCATTGACCTTATTGCCTTGTCTTATGGGTTGTGGTCTTACCCCATGAAATTTTCACCTATAGCTCCACTGTTATTTCTTCCCTATCATTTTTCATTAGCTCCTGTTGCCATTATGTTTGCCCTCCAAATCAAACCAAGAACGAATGCACTTTTAAAAGGTTCAATATTTGCTGCAATTGGGGCTTTTATAGGTATGAATTTCTTTGCCATGATTGATTTTTACGATCCAAAAGGATGGTCAACCATTTATGACTTTTTTATTTATCTATTCCTTTTCTTTGTAGCGCATTGGTTCAGCAACATGGATAGTTTTAAAAAAATATCAGATCCCTCTTGA
- a CDS encoding GNAT family N-acetyltransferase: MGVHTYASQEIVCQYQPWGPNTEIESQDFVNQAIKDSTQNPRTRFIFAVIYDEILIGAGEFNIRDFTNKVGEIGYIVNPDYWGKGIATEVATLLIDFGFGEHKLHRIYATCDPRNIGSSRVLEKVGLTKEGRMREDLLMKDGWRDSLLYSVLEHEWKL; encoded by the coding sequence ATGGGTGTACATACATACGCATCACAAGAGATCGTTTGTCAATATCAGCCTTGGGGACCGAATACAGAAATAGAGTCGCAGGATTTTGTAAATCAAGCGATAAAAGACTCTACGCAAAACCCAAGAACAAGGTTTATTTTTGCCGTTATTTATGATGAAATTTTGATTGGTGCTGGAGAGTTTAATATAAGGGATTTCACTAATAAAGTGGGGGAAATTGGCTATATTGTTAATCCGGATTATTGGGGAAAAGGGATAGCGACAGAAGTTGCAACTCTATTAATTGATTTTGGATTTGGAGAACATAAACTTCATCGTATATATGCAACCTGTGACCCAAGGAACATAGGTTCATCAAGAGTTTTGGAGAAAGTTGGATTGACCAAAGAAGGTAGAATGCGTGAAGATTTGTTAATGAAAGATGGCTGGCGAGATTCATTACTATACAGTGTTTTGGAACACGAGTGGAAATTGTAA
- a CDS encoding PspC domain-containing protein produces MNNKLIKSRTDKSISGVCGGIAEYFGISSLGVRLIFLLLPANILIYIILVNIMHDSPRTL; encoded by the coding sequence GTGAATAACAAGTTAATAAAATCCCGAACAGATAAGTCAATAAGCGGTGTTTGTGGAGGAATAGCGGAATATTTCGGTATTTCTTCTTTGGGAGTAAGGTTAATATTTCTTTTATTACCTGCTAATATACTTATCTATATAATTCTTGTTAATATCATGCATGACAGTCCCCGAACATTATAA
- a CDS encoding helix-turn-helix transcriptional regulator: MPKIDNMLAILWMLRSGKKVTAQQISEKLEMNIRTVYRYIDTISTSGVPIVSEPGHNGGYSLLNHFVEAPLFFDFEEQTSLFHAAVFAEEAGYYGGEALDRALSKLSHHSNQEQETKVNQHVTSLEVISGIRSSSIEPFLKELEQAVADGYSVNILYYKSGEKPLSERLVDPYRMIYWNNKWYVIGYCHLRNDIRSFRVDRMERLMLTENTFNRPENFSARDFFVKNLLPTIKDMDGIISLVLHGDKSALDDICHHWFLGHYLQERTSNQAVFLLEKEIIHTYVPYLLLPYNTSIKVMEPISLKKRMIEVLTELIEFHQV; this comes from the coding sequence ATGCCCAAAATTGACAATATGCTAGCCATTCTCTGGATGCTTCGTTCAGGTAAAAAAGTGACGGCACAGCAAATTTCAGAAAAGCTAGAGATGAATATAAGGACGGTGTATCGTTATATTGATACCATTTCTACAAGTGGCGTACCGATCGTTTCAGAACCGGGACATAACGGTGGGTACTCTTTATTGAATCATTTTGTTGAGGCTCCTCTGTTTTTTGATTTTGAGGAGCAAACTTCACTCTTTCACGCTGCTGTTTTTGCAGAAGAAGCCGGATATTATGGAGGGGAAGCACTCGATAGGGCCCTTTCTAAACTCAGTCACCACTCCAATCAAGAGCAGGAAACAAAGGTAAACCAACATGTTACGAGTCTTGAAGTCATAAGTGGAATACGTTCATCTTCTATTGAACCATTTTTGAAAGAATTGGAGCAGGCCGTAGCTGATGGGTACTCAGTCAACATTCTTTATTATAAAAGTGGCGAAAAGCCATTAAGTGAAAGATTAGTCGATCCCTACAGAATGATCTATTGGAATAACAAGTGGTATGTGATTGGATATTGTCATCTTCGAAATGATATCCGTAGTTTTAGAGTGGATCGAATGGAACGTCTAATGTTAACCGAAAATACCTTTAACCGACCGGAGAATTTTTCAGCACGTGACTTTTTCGTGAAAAATCTTCTTCCAACAATAAAAGATATGGATGGGATTATTTCTTTGGTTCTTCATGGAGATAAAAGTGCATTGGATGATATTTGCCACCATTGGTTCTTGGGACATTATCTACAAGAACGTACCTCCAATCAAGCCGTATTTCTTCTGGAAAAAGAGATCATACATACCTATGTACCTTATTTACTTTTACCGTACAATACATCGATTAAAGTGATGGAGCCCATCAGTCTTAAGAAACGAATGATTGAAGTTTTGACGGAATTAATAGAATTTCATCAAGTTTAA
- a CDS encoding sigma-70 family RNA polymerase sigma factor yields the protein MDKKERDDILDQAMGDYGDELVRLAYTYVKEEHMAKDLAQNAFVKCYNQLGHFREESELRTWLYRITINECKDYLKSWKCKKVQLVHYIQENTQKYQKSLDQKVVQDSVNQEIKRIVYSLPTKYKEIIYLYYYLSLTIDEISEVTGVNANTVKTRLRRGKKVLKPIMEEAEIYGSH from the coding sequence ATGGACAAAAAAGAAAGAGATGACATCCTTGACCAAGCCATGGGTGACTATGGTGATGAATTGGTTAGGCTTGCCTATACTTATGTAAAGGAAGAGCATATGGCAAAAGACCTTGCGCAAAATGCCTTTGTCAAATGCTACAACCAACTAGGACACTTTCGAGAAGAATCTGAACTTCGGACATGGCTATACAGAATTACTATAAATGAATGTAAAGATTACTTAAAGAGCTGGAAATGTAAGAAGGTTCAACTAGTGCACTATATACAAGAAAATACACAAAAATATCAGAAATCATTGGATCAAAAAGTCGTTCAAGATTCTGTCAATCAAGAGATTAAAAGGATTGTCTATTCCTTGCCAACAAAATACAAGGAAATCATCTATCTCTATTATTATCTCTCTTTGACCATTGATGAAATATCGGAGGTTACTGGTGTGAATGCAAATACGGTAAAAACCAGGTTGAGGAGAGGTAAAAAGGTTTTAAAACCTATAATGGAGGAGGCAGAAATCTATGGATCCCATTAA
- a CDS encoding LCP family protein, translating into MDPINFKKAIKLTQGSLQFTKQDREEVFKKIHERNQLKATGTVGVMNKKHLFPGMATLILVSLFLLVFIPSLTGDYRDNQMLSLSNADEKEEDQVTSILVMVANEDMRTDINLLFTVNKRAKKVNVILLPPSLKVPIMNAEKETITEDKLTHAFAFKGSAVAVNNTVEKALNMPIDYYFMWEREEVEDFFNSMEDIQINVKENIDMKAARGNTYNYYKGMENVSGEEMARILSIDGEHQLPPYFMNKLFSHMLTYVSTSDFKSFRQQGESNVSPEEMKRVFTEMDSLDINTIPLEGFLHPIRTDGVFYVELDETFKTQLSKQLFEFK; encoded by the coding sequence ATGGATCCCATTAACTTTAAGAAGGCGATTAAGCTAACCCAAGGGTCGCTTCAATTTACAAAACAGGATCGGGAAGAAGTGTTTAAGAAGATACATGAAAGAAATCAACTAAAGGCTACTGGAACTGTAGGGGTAATGAATAAGAAACACTTATTTCCAGGGATGGCTACTCTTATACTGGTATCGCTATTCCTTCTTGTGTTTATTCCTTCATTGACAGGTGATTACAGGGATAATCAGATGTTAAGTCTTTCTAATGCCGATGAAAAAGAGGAGGATCAGGTGACTTCAATATTGGTGATGGTTGCCAATGAAGACATGCGGACGGACATCAACCTTCTCTTTACTGTTAACAAGAGAGCCAAAAAGGTAAATGTCATTCTGCTTCCTCCAAGCCTAAAGGTTCCCATTATGAATGCAGAAAAAGAAACCATAACGGAGGATAAACTGACTCATGCTTTTGCTTTTAAGGGCAGTGCAGTTGCAGTAAACAATACCGTGGAAAAGGCATTGAATATGCCAATTGATTATTACTTTATGTGGGAAAGGGAAGAAGTTGAAGACTTTTTCAATTCGATGGAAGACATTCAGATAAACGTAAAAGAGAATATAGACATGAAGGCAGCTAGAGGAAACACATATAATTACTATAAGGGAATGGAAAATGTCAGTGGTGAAGAAATGGCTAGAATCTTATCAATCGACGGGGAACACCAGCTACCACCTTATTTTATGAATAAACTTTTTTCACACATGCTTACTTATGTTAGTACAAGTGATTTCAAATCTTTCAGGCAACAAGGAGAAAGCAATGTTTCACCTGAAGAAATGAAGAGAGTATTCACTGAAATGGATTCTTTGGATATTAACACGATTCCTCTGGAAGGATTTTTACATCCTATTAGAACAGATGGAGTATTCTATGTTGAATTGGATGAAACCTTTAAAACGCAGTTATCAAAGCAATTGTTCGAGTTTAAGTAA
- a CDS encoding LCP family protein, translating to MNERIDRKMYRRKRKRKKRKIILLCFSIIILVFLLGASYVYFQYQAGLEKSANNSVILDQKVEFNGAELKKGITNVLLLGTDARGKEISRTDTIMVAQYNSDNNEVKILSIMRDSYVDIPGHGSQKINAAYAFGGPELLRKTLKENFDMDIQYYSLVDFKGFSSIIDEVFPDGVEMDIEKEMVKGINPPLHPGMQKLDGDQLLSYVRFRKDSESDFGRVRRQQEVLKLLTDEMTDVKGVMKIPKTLGIIKPFIKTNIKTSQVLSIATSVLGEKNKNIESMRIPLDHTYTDEYYDGVGLVLDLDVSENKKAIKDFLSE from the coding sequence ATGAATGAAAGAATTGACAGAAAAATGTATAGAAGAAAAAGAAAACGAAAAAAGAGAAAAATCATATTATTATGCTTTTCTATTATTATTCTTGTTTTTCTACTTGGTGCTTCTTATGTATATTTTCAGTATCAAGCTGGACTTGAAAAGTCAGCCAACAATTCAGTTATTCTTGATCAGAAGGTTGAATTTAATGGAGCAGAGCTTAAAAAGGGAATAACGAATGTTTTATTACTTGGAACGGATGCAAGGGGAAAGGAAATATCAAGAACGGACACCATAATGGTCGCTCAATATAATTCGGATAACAATGAAGTGAAAATTTTATCAATAATGAGAGACTCCTATGTTGATATACCTGGTCATGGCTCACAGAAAATCAATGCTGCATATGCATTTGGAGGACCAGAACTATTGAGAAAAACTTTAAAAGAAAATTTTGATATGGATATTCAATATTACTCCTTAGTAGACTTTAAAGGTTTTTCCAGTATTATCGATGAGGTATTTCCAGATGGTGTCGAAATGGACATTGAAAAAGAAATGGTTAAAGGGATTAATCCACCACTTCATCCAGGAATGCAAAAACTTGATGGAGATCAGTTGCTAAGTTATGTGAGATTCCGTAAAGATAGTGAAAGTGATTTCGGTAGAGTACGTAGACAGCAAGAAGTTCTTAAGTTACTAACAGATGAGATGACTGATGTAAAAGGAGTGATGAAAATCCCGAAAACATTAGGGATAATCAAGCCTTTTATTAAAACGAATATTAAGACATCTCAAGTGCTTTCCATAGCTACTTCAGTATTAGGAGAAAAAAACAAAAACATTGAATCGATGAGAATACCATTAGATCATACATATACCGACGAGTATTATGATGGGGTCGGATTAGTACTTGACTTAGATGTTAGTGAAAATAAGAAAGCTATCAAAGATTTTCTATCTGAGTAA
- a CDS encoding type 1 glutamine amidotransferase family protein — translation MQTNKAFLYVFDTMSDWEYGYLMAELNSGRYFKKDAARVNVMTVGATKEMITTMGGLSIKPDMSFDECTLESKDLLILPGGTTWSEDIHQPILERVGQALEHGIIIATICGAVEGIADMGYLDTRKHTSNNLEYTKMVCPNYKGEAFYESGPAVADGNLVTASGIAPLEFAMEVLKKMDVFTPDTLDSWYHLNKTHKPQYFFELMNSISK, via the coding sequence ATGCAAACAAACAAAGCTTTTCTATATGTATTTGATACAATGTCGGACTGGGAATACGGATATTTGATGGCTGAACTAAACTCAGGAAGATATTTCAAAAAAGACGCAGCTCGTGTAAACGTCATGACAGTAGGAGCTACTAAAGAAATGATTACGACGATGGGAGGACTGAGCATAAAGCCAGATATGTCCTTTGATGAATGTACTCTTGAGAGTAAAGATCTTTTAATTTTACCAGGAGGGACTACTTGGAGTGAAGATATTCATCAACCAATCTTGGAAAGGGTTGGCCAAGCTTTAGAGCATGGCATAATTATTGCTACCATTTGTGGTGCAGTTGAGGGTATTGCGGATATGGGTTACTTAGATACTCGAAAGCATACAAGTAATAACTTGGAATATACGAAAATGGTATGTCCTAACTATAAAGGAGAAGCGTTCTATGAGTCGGGACCAGCGGTGGCTGATGGGAATTTAGTTACGGCATCAGGAATAGCTCCTCTGGAATTTGCCATGGAGGTACTGAAGAAAATGGATGTGTTTACACCAGATACATTAGATTCATGGTATCACCTGAATAAGACTCATAAACCCCAATACTTCTTCGAGTTAATGAATTCAATAAGTAAATGA